A window of the Parvularcula bermudensis HTCC2503 genome harbors these coding sequences:
- the rho gene encoding transcription termination factor Rho encodes MLPDQITLDEIKEKSPQDLVSFAEEVGVENASALRKQDLLFAILKELADEDVEIIGSGVLEILADGFGFLRSADANYLAGPDDIYCSPQQIRKFTLKTGDTVTGEIRSPKDGERYFALTKVNTVNFETPEKARHKVHFDNLTPLYPEERLKMEVVTDEEPGSRGPNGRLKKGESGRDLSTRVIDIVAPLGKGQRALIVAPPRTGKTVLLQNIAHAITSNHPECYLIVLLIDERPEEVTDMQRSVKGEVVSSTFDEPASRHVAVSEMVIEKAKRLVEHGRDVVILLDSITRLGRAYNTVVPSSGKVLTGGVDANALQRPKRFFGAARNIEEGGSLTIIATALIDTGSRMDEVVFEEFKGTGNSEIVLDRKVADKRVFPAIDVAKSGTRKEDLLIEKGELAKIFVLRRILSPMNAMDSIEFLLEKLRQVKSNQDFFDSMNT; translated from the coding sequence ATGCTGCCAGATCAAATCACCCTTGATGAAATCAAGGAAAAATCCCCTCAGGATCTTGTTTCCTTTGCTGAAGAGGTCGGCGTGGAGAATGCCTCCGCCCTCCGAAAGCAAGACCTCCTCTTTGCGATTCTCAAGGAATTGGCTGATGAGGATGTCGAAATCATCGGTTCTGGCGTGCTCGAAATCCTTGCCGATGGATTTGGCTTTCTGCGCTCCGCCGATGCCAATTATCTTGCTGGCCCGGATGACATTTATTGTTCCCCGCAGCAGATCCGCAAATTCACCCTTAAGACCGGGGATACGGTGACGGGGGAGATCCGAAGCCCAAAGGATGGTGAGCGGTATTTTGCACTGACTAAGGTCAACACGGTCAATTTCGAAACGCCGGAAAAAGCCCGGCATAAGGTCCATTTCGACAACCTTACACCGCTTTATCCCGAAGAGCGGCTGAAGATGGAGGTTGTGACCGATGAAGAACCCGGATCCCGTGGGCCGAATGGCCGCCTGAAAAAAGGGGAGAGTGGTCGAGATCTCTCCACCCGGGTGATCGATATCGTCGCGCCGCTCGGCAAGGGACAACGGGCCTTGATCGTTGCGCCGCCGCGTACCGGGAAGACCGTTCTTCTACAGAACATTGCCCATGCGATTACCTCTAATCATCCTGAATGTTATCTGATCGTCTTGCTTATCGACGAACGCCCAGAAGAGGTGACGGACATGCAGCGGTCGGTGAAGGGGGAGGTCGTCTCATCGACTTTCGATGAGCCTGCGTCACGCCATGTGGCCGTATCCGAAATGGTGATCGAAAAGGCCAAGCGGCTGGTGGAGCATGGACGGGATGTGGTGATCCTGCTCGATTCGATCACGCGCCTTGGCCGCGCCTATAATACCGTTGTTCCCAGTTCCGGCAAAGTGCTGACCGGCGGGGTCGATGCGAACGCCTTGCAACGACCCAAGCGATTTTTTGGTGCCGCGCGGAATATCGAAGAAGGCGGATCCCTGACGATCATTGCCACCGCCCTCATCGACACTGGCTCCCGCATGGACGAGGTGGTGTTCGAAGAATTCAAGGGCACAGGGAACAGTGAGATCGTGCTCGATCGCAAGGTCGCCGATAAACGTGTCTTCCCGGCCATCGATGTCGCCAAATCGGGGACACGGAAGGAAGATCTTCTGATTGAGAAAGGCGAGCTGGCCAAAATCTTTGTGCTGCGCCGCATTCTGTCGCCCATGAATGCAATGGATTCGATTGAGTTCCTGTTGGAGAAACTCCGGCAGGTGAAATCGAATCAGGATTTCTTCGATTCGATGAATACTTAA
- a CDS encoding shikimate dehydrogenase family protein translates to MVTLRAAVIGHPIQQSLSPRLHRRWIANYGIEATFEAVDGQSPEGFRAWVAGMADHDFVGCSVTIPFKGEALAIADRRSEAAMAIGAANLLVRTPTGLLADNTDGVGFAAAAAALPLGTSRQCARVIGAGGAAPAIVWALKSLGYKRVEITNRSPEKARLIADRFDIEIIDWAARSSLEAVDLLVNSTAAGMKGQPPLDIEVDSLPKTATVIDIVTTPARTPLLRAAEARGLPVANGLSMLVHQAIPAFAAWFGPRPDDAEEALAYLEERTGA, encoded by the coding sequence ATGGTGACGCTGCGGGCCGCGGTCATCGGCCATCCGATCCAGCAAAGTCTGTCGCCGCGTCTTCATCGACGGTGGATCGCCAATTATGGGATCGAGGCAACGTTCGAGGCTGTGGATGGCCAGTCCCCTGAGGGGTTTCGGGCATGGGTTGCCGGTATGGCCGATCATGACTTTGTCGGCTGTTCGGTGACGATCCCCTTCAAGGGAGAGGCCCTGGCCATTGCCGATCGACGGAGTGAGGCGGCGATGGCCATCGGGGCTGCGAACCTTCTTGTCCGGACGCCGACGGGCTTGCTTGCGGATAACACCGATGGGGTTGGGTTTGCCGCCGCCGCTGCGGCACTGCCGCTTGGGACAAGCCGGCAATGTGCCCGCGTGATCGGCGCGGGAGGGGCGGCGCCCGCTATAGTATGGGCGCTCAAGAGCCTCGGCTATAAGCGGGTGGAGATCACAAATAGATCCCCGGAGAAGGCCCGACTTATTGCAGATCGGTTCGATATAGAAATAATCGATTGGGCAGCGCGCTCCTCGCTGGAGGCGGTCGATCTTCTGGTGAATAGCACGGCTGCGGGCATGAAGGGGCAACCGCCCCTCGATATCGAGGTCGACAGTCTGCCCAAAACAGCCACGGTCATCGACATCGTGACCACGCCGGCGAGAACCCCCTTGTTACGCGCGGCAGAGGCGCGAGGCCTACCCGTCGCCAATGGGCTCTCAATGCTGGTTCATCAGGCCATCCCGGCCTTCGCCGCATGGTTCGGACCCCGACCTGACGATGCCGAAGAGGCGCTGGCCTATCTCGAAGAGAGGACGGGCGCGTGA
- a CDS encoding tetratricopeptide repeat protein, protein MGDRSRAIGLLCLLGCVLGLLSACENAAERAEKFTELGNAYLQEGDTFRARIQFDNALRADTKHEGALRGALEVADIEDAPTGRTIPLLEKLVAVSPTDIVLQSRLADTLIAGGTPFAALAPAEASLALAPQSADAARRVALVLALTGNDPRASPAADLLGPDDPVGRLGVALKGGSEGTAQEILTQLRQSDPENASLGLALADSLIWQGRDPDRADRLLAAVEPLLIDPNAASLKRAELALARGDLARARSFLRGGSMDSLNARAQLLCRQAGQCAVAVKEVRAPSAALLTAAAREALGAGRYTEAEEYLQRLPGTAAAERSVLDIQLALARGQTQAAVTALAAVRGDSPDLAALRILAAEGADAEKRAALRRIVDRSAEATIAVEYLVAEALAAGDADQAAALLHRMARRFPSRIDLTLAAAEAYRRSGDFAQAKALAARVRRLNPAAPGALRFLASLAMEEGKLSAARRLTEALIEVDTHDPARQLRIEALKRSGQSDRLTALLEAWRAEGVSRPYLYRELAEIYGRTGKSERQLSVLQAGRSAFPSLPYFVIETATLQSQLGRTGAAETTWRNGLAAFENSQAIRIGLANLLMAQERRSEALRFVLETPVGELLKAPSSPQLVERIDRALPSHPVLSAAIWRGLARQQMDRGETSAAAQLIARSLQLMPNDPDTLYWAGQIQAARNEWGEAEESWRQALALLPDTGATVTEGEIRARLDRVTPPATDP, encoded by the coding sequence ATGGGAGACAGGTCACGGGCGATCGGACTTCTGTGCCTCTTGGGCTGTGTCCTCGGTCTTCTCTCCGCATGCGAGAACGCAGCGGAGCGGGCGGAGAAGTTCACAGAGCTCGGCAATGCGTATCTCCAAGAAGGCGATACGTTCCGTGCCCGCATCCAATTCGATAACGCCCTTCGCGCCGATACCAAGCATGAGGGGGCGTTGCGCGGTGCGCTTGAGGTGGCCGATATCGAGGACGCCCCGACGGGCAGAACGATCCCCCTTTTGGAGAAATTGGTGGCCGTCTCCCCCACCGATATCGTCCTGCAATCCCGCCTTGCGGATACGCTCATTGCCGGCGGTACCCCGTTCGCGGCCCTGGCCCCGGCGGAAGCCAGCCTAGCCCTGGCCCCGCAATCGGCCGATGCCGCCCGGCGAGTGGCCCTGGTGCTCGCCTTGACCGGGAATGACCCCCGCGCCTCTCCTGCTGCGGACCTTTTGGGGCCCGACGATCCGGTGGGACGACTTGGGGTTGCCCTCAAGGGCGGGTCGGAAGGCACAGCGCAGGAAATCCTCACACAGCTTCGTCAGTCAGACCCGGAAAATGCGAGCCTCGGCCTGGCCCTGGCCGATAGCCTAATATGGCAAGGTCGAGATCCCGACCGCGCCGATCGCCTGCTGGCGGCGGTTGAGCCCTTGTTGATCGATCCCAACGCCGCGTCCCTCAAACGGGCGGAATTGGCCCTTGCCCGCGGTGATCTTGCCCGAGCCCGATCATTTCTCCGCGGCGGATCGATGGATAGTCTCAATGCCAGGGCCCAGCTTCTCTGCCGCCAAGCGGGTCAATGTGCCGTCGCCGTCAAGGAAGTCCGGGCCCCCTCCGCCGCCTTGCTCACCGCTGCCGCACGGGAGGCGCTTGGGGCCGGACGCTATACCGAGGCGGAGGAGTATCTCCAGCGGCTGCCCGGCACCGCGGCCGCCGAGCGCTCGGTCCTCGATATCCAATTGGCGTTGGCTCGGGGACAGACCCAAGCGGCGGTGACCGCCCTCGCCGCTGTGCGGGGGGACAGCCCGGACCTTGCCGCCTTGCGCATCCTCGCCGCGGAAGGGGCCGATGCCGAGAAACGCGCGGCCCTCCGCCGTATTGTGGATCGGTCGGCGGAGGCCACCATCGCGGTCGAATATCTTGTCGCCGAAGCCCTCGCCGCGGGGGACGCCGATCAGGCAGCCGCGCTTCTCCATCGCATGGCCCGACGGTTTCCCTCCCGCATCGACCTTACCCTGGCGGCGGCCGAAGCGTACCGCCGAAGCGGAGATTTCGCCCAAGCCAAAGCGTTGGCGGCGCGGGTCCGGCGGCTCAATCCCGCCGCCCCCGGCGCGTTGAGGTTCCTGGCGAGCCTTGCCATGGAAGAGGGGAAGCTTTCCGCCGCCCGGCGACTGACCGAGGCGCTGATCGAGGTCGATACCCATGATCCGGCGCGTCAATTGCGGATCGAGGCCCTCAAGCGAAGCGGTCAATCAGACCGCCTCACCGCCTTGCTTGAGGCATGGCGCGCGGAGGGGGTGTCACGCCCTTACCTTTATCGCGAACTGGCAGAGATTTATGGACGCACGGGGAAGTCCGAGCGGCAACTCAGCGTCCTCCAGGCGGGGCGGAGTGCTTTTCCATCCCTCCCCTATTTCGTGATCGAAACAGCAACTTTACAATCTCAATTGGGCCGAACCGGCGCTGCGGAGACGACATGGCGAAACGGGCTCGCCGCTTTCGAGAATTCCCAAGCTATCCGTATCGGTCTCGCCAATCTTCTCATGGCCCAGGAACGACGCAGCGAAGCCTTAAGATTTGTGCTTGAAACGCCCGTGGGCGAGCTATTGAAGGCCCCCTCTTCGCCACAGCTCGTGGAGAGGATCGACCGGGCCCTTCCCTCCCATCCCGTCCTTTCCGCGGCGATTTGGCGGGGCCTTGCCCGGCAACAGATGGATCGCGGTGAGACGTCAGCCGCCGCGCAGCTCATCGCCCGATCCCTCCAGCTCATGCCGAATGATCCAGATACGCTTTATTGGGCAGGTCAGATTCAGGCCGCCAGGAATGAATGGGGAGAGGCCGAGGAGAGCTGGCGTCAAGCGCTAGCGCTTTTGCCCGACACCGGCGCGACGGTAACCGAAGGCGAGATCCGGGCGCGCCTCGACCGGGTCACCCCCCCCGCGACCGATCCGTAA
- a CDS encoding pyruvate, water dikinase regulatory protein, with protein MTARPDPVLPHPTTTWFHVHLVSDSTGETLSTLLKSTSAQFETARPLEHVAALVRSNAQLDKVLTRIEQAPGLVMYTIVDRQLRRRLEVKCAELQVPAIPVLDPLLNAFTDYLDLKQTTETGAQHRLDADYFRRIAAMDYTLAHDDGQSTWDLDNADVVLVGVSRTSKTPTCMYLAHRGVKAANIPLVPTSDPPPELFTLRKPLIVGLTASPLRLSQIRKTRLNNLTAEESADAYYEEDRVRDEITKAKRMFAKQGWPIIDVTRRSVEETAAKVLTLLSARRGGDVTQG; from the coding sequence ATGACTGCGCGGCCTGACCCCGTCCTCCCCCACCCCACCACAACGTGGTTTCACGTCCACCTTGTCTCCGACTCCACCGGCGAAACCCTCAGCACGCTTCTGAAGTCGACATCGGCCCAGTTCGAAACCGCGCGACCACTGGAGCATGTAGCCGCCCTGGTGCGGAGTAATGCCCAATTGGATAAGGTTCTCACCCGGATCGAACAGGCGCCGGGCCTCGTCATGTACACGATCGTTGATCGTCAATTGCGACGCCGGCTCGAAGTGAAATGTGCTGAATTGCAGGTGCCGGCCATTCCGGTGCTCGACCCCCTCCTTAACGCATTCACAGACTATCTCGACCTCAAGCAGACCACGGAAACCGGCGCTCAACACCGTTTGGATGCCGATTATTTTCGGCGTATTGCGGCGATGGACTACACCCTCGCCCATGATGACGGCCAATCGACATGGGACCTTGATAATGCCGATGTCGTCCTGGTGGGGGTCAGTCGAACCTCGAAAACGCCGACCTGCATGTATCTCGCCCATCGCGGGGTAAAGGCGGCGAATATCCCGCTTGTGCCGACAAGCGATCCGCCGCCGGAATTGTTTACGCTGCGCAAGCCCTTGATCGTCGGGCTGACCGCCAGTCCCTTGCGATTGTCCCAGATCCGCAAGACCCGGCTCAATAATCTGACGGCTGAAGAATCGGCGGATGCCTATTACGAAGAGGATCGAGTGCGGGACGAGATCACCAAGGCAAAGCGCATGTTCGCCAAACAGGGATGGCCGATCATCGACGTGACGCGACGGTCCGTCGAAGAAACCGCGGCCAAGGTTCTTACCCTCTTGTCTGCCCGCCGCGGGGGCGATGTAACACAAGGATGA
- a CDS encoding Maf family protein — translation MTDLILASKSASRQAILRGAGIPFIAQPSDVDEGAIKSRERAAGQSPGEIALILAEAKALALSVPEQKIVIGCDQVLEFEGHLYDKPVDMPEAKARLLRMAGHTHYLRSGLVVAQGGGIIWRYRDVARLTMRPVTVAGVEAYLDCVGPRILNTVGGYELEAEGVRLFDSVEGDYFTILGLSLFPLMAFLREREILPW, via the coding sequence ATGACCGACCTTATCCTTGCGTCCAAAAGTGCCTCCCGCCAAGCGATCCTTCGGGGCGCCGGTATCCCGTTCATTGCTCAGCCCAGCGATGTCGATGAGGGGGCGATCAAGTCGCGTGAACGGGCGGCAGGGCAAAGCCCGGGGGAGATTGCGCTGATCCTCGCCGAAGCTAAGGCGTTGGCCCTGTCCGTGCCGGAACAAAAGATCGTCATCGGCTGCGATCAGGTGCTCGAATTTGAAGGGCATTTATACGATAAACCGGTGGATATGCCGGAGGCGAAGGCCCGCCTATTAAGGATGGCCGGTCACACCCATTATCTGCGCAGTGGTTTGGTGGTCGCGCAGGGGGGGGGCATCATCTGGCGGTACCGCGATGTCGCCCGGCTCACCATGCGCCCCGTGACCGTGGCGGGGGTGGAGGCCTATCTCGACTGTGTCGGTCCGCGTATCCTCAACACCGTTGGCGGCTATGAATTAGAGGCCGAAGGCGTCCGTCTATTTGACAGTGTCGAGGGGGATTACTTCACCATCCTGGGGCTGTCGCTCTTTCCTCTGATGGCCTTTCTGAGAGAGCGGGAGATCCTGCCATGGTGA
- the hemE gene encoding uroporphyrinogen decarboxylase — protein MTLLTSVLRGTVQEIPPIWFMRQAGRYLPEYRDLRANAGGFLDLCYTPEKAARVTLQPIDRYDLDAAILFADILLVPQALGMDLWFEPGEGPRLAPALAEGDAAVLFEQRDIHDRLGPIYETVSRVRAALPQEKALIGFAGAPWTVATYMLAGGSVKDPAGLRAVVYDDRERFAAIIDVLTDATIDYLKKQVDAGAEVIQLFDSWAGGLPEALFDQFCVAPVARIAAALRAHADIPVIGFPRGSGPLYRKIAALPDIAAVSIDTGMPADWAAEALSPLAVVQGGLDPLLIVKGGTEMLKAADQLRASFEGRPFVFNVGHGLVPQTPPENVAALVNHVRGR, from the coding sequence ATGACCTTACTGACATCGGTTTTGCGAGGAACGGTTCAGGAGATTCCGCCCATCTGGTTCATGCGCCAGGCAGGCCGTTATCTTCCGGAATATCGTGACCTCAGGGCCAATGCCGGAGGGTTCCTCGATCTTTGTTATACGCCTGAAAAGGCGGCCAGGGTGACGCTTCAGCCGATTGATCGGTACGACCTCGATGCAGCCATTCTTTTCGCGGATATATTGTTGGTTCCGCAAGCCCTTGGGATGGACCTGTGGTTTGAACCGGGGGAGGGGCCGCGTCTGGCGCCAGCCCTTGCCGAAGGCGATGCCGCAGTTTTGTTCGAGCAACGCGATATTCACGACCGTCTTGGGCCGATCTATGAAACGGTCTCCCGCGTGCGGGCAGCCTTACCTCAGGAAAAAGCGCTCATCGGCTTTGCTGGCGCGCCCTGGACCGTGGCAACCTATATGCTGGCGGGGGGAAGTGTGAAAGATCCCGCCGGATTGAGAGCGGTCGTTTATGACGACAGAGAGCGATTTGCGGCGATCATCGATGTGCTGACCGACGCAACCATCGACTATCTGAAAAAGCAGGTCGATGCCGGCGCTGAGGTCATCCAACTCTTCGACAGCTGGGCCGGGGGTCTGCCTGAGGCGCTGTTCGATCAGTTTTGCGTGGCACCGGTGGCGCGTATTGCGGCGGCGTTGCGCGCACATGCCGATATCCCTGTCATTGGCTTTCCCCGCGGCAGTGGCCCACTCTACCGTAAGATTGCAGCCCTTCCCGACATTGCGGCGGTGTCGATTGATACCGGTATGCCTGCGGATTGGGCGGCGGAGGCCCTCTCACCCCTTGCCGTCGTGCAGGGGGGGCTTGATCCCCTGCTGATCGTCAAGGGCGGGACGGAGATGCTAAAAGCGGCCGATCAGTTAAGAGCGTCTTTTGAGGGACGGCCTTTCGTGTTCAATGTCGGTCATGGGCTTGTGCCGCAGACACCGCCTGAAAATGTGGCGGCGCTGGTCAACCATGTCCGCGGCCGCTAG
- the htpX gene encoding zinc metalloprotease HtpX — protein sequence MNATLRTFMLIAAITALFGLIGLLIGGPKGMVIALGFAAVMNFFSYWNADKIVLRMYKAEEVSPDTPNPRLRRYAEGVIGLAGRAGMPPPKVYVIDNAQPNAFATGRNPENAAVAATSGLLNLLTEEEVLGVMAHELAHVRNRDTLTMTITATLAGAITALANFAFFFSGNRQNAGGALQTLAIMILAPLAASLVQMAISRTREYEADKIGAEICGNPLWLASALAKISNGVARIPNATAERNPASGQMMIINPLNGQGADNLFSTHPATQNRIDRLVAMNGGGSPASPGPWGGEVAKAEGGVRGPWG from the coding sequence ATGAATGCGACGTTGCGCACCTTCATGCTGATTGCGGCGATTACCGCGCTTTTCGGCCTGATCGGCCTTCTGATTGGCGGACCAAAAGGCATGGTCATTGCGCTTGGTTTTGCCGCCGTGATGAATTTCTTTAGTTATTGGAACGCGGATAAGATCGTCCTGCGCATGTACAAAGCCGAGGAGGTGTCCCCGGATACCCCCAATCCTCGACTTCGGCGTTATGCCGAGGGGGTGATCGGATTGGCGGGCAGGGCCGGTATGCCGCCGCCAAAGGTCTATGTCATCGACAACGCTCAGCCAAACGCCTTTGCGACCGGACGAAACCCCGAAAATGCCGCCGTGGCCGCCACCAGCGGCCTTCTCAATCTTCTGACCGAAGAAGAAGTGCTTGGGGTCATGGCGCACGAGCTGGCGCATGTCCGAAACCGCGATACCCTGACCATGACGATTACGGCGACATTGGCAGGGGCCATTACAGCCCTGGCGAATTTCGCGTTCTTCTTCTCCGGCAATCGTCAAAATGCGGGCGGCGCACTCCAGACCTTGGCGATCATGATCCTGGCCCCCTTGGCGGCGAGCTTGGTTCAAATGGCGATCAGCCGGACAAGGGAATATGAGGCCGACAAGATCGGCGCTGAGATCTGCGGCAATCCGCTATGGCTGGCGTCGGCCCTGGCGAAAATTTCCAATGGTGTTGCGCGAATCCCAAATGCCACGGCGGAACGAAACCCGGCATCGGGGCAGATGATGATCATCAATCCCTTGAACGGCCAGGGGGCGGACAATCTCTTTTCCACGCACCCGGCAACGCAAAACCGCATCGATCGGCTGGTGGCGATGAACGGGGGCGGATCTCCTGCCTCCCCAGGACCATGGGGCGGCGAGGTCGCCAAAGCCGAGGGGGGCGTGCGCGGGCCCTGGGGCTAA
- the coaE gene encoding dephospho-CoA kinase (Dephospho-CoA kinase (CoaE) performs the final step in coenzyme A biosynthesis.) has protein sequence MKRIGLTGGIGMGKSTTADMFKAAGLPVWDADAAVHRLYAPGGAAVDPVLEAFPEAGSSATGVDRQRLSQFVLGDREKLAQLEAIVHPLVAMDRQRFADRAEAEGHEAVVFDIPLLFENGVQDAFDMVVVCSAPEEVRRTRVLARPGMTVEKYESIVARQTPEAEKRALAEVIVPTGEGLDAARAVVDTIVSRLRARAADESR, from the coding sequence GTGAAACGGATCGGCCTGACCGGGGGGATCGGCATGGGGAAGAGCACCACCGCCGATATGTTTAAGGCCGCGGGTCTTCCTGTCTGGGATGCCGATGCGGCAGTGCACCGGCTCTATGCCCCAGGCGGTGCGGCGGTGGACCCGGTGCTTGAGGCCTTTCCGGAGGCCGGATCATCGGCAACGGGTGTCGATCGCCAGCGTCTGTCCCAATTTGTCCTCGGCGATCGCGAGAAGCTTGCGCAGCTTGAGGCGATTGTTCACCCGCTTGTCGCGATGGACCGCCAGCGCTTTGCTGACCGTGCCGAGGCCGAAGGTCACGAGGCCGTCGTCTTCGATATCCCCTTACTGTTCGAGAATGGCGTTCAAGACGCGTTCGACATGGTCGTGGTGTGCTCAGCGCCGGAGGAGGTCCGGCGGACGCGGGTCCTGGCGCGCCCCGGCATGACCGTGGAAAAATATGAGAGCATCGTTGCGCGTCAAACGCCGGAGGCCGAAAAGCGCGCCCTCGCGGAGGTGATTGTCCCAACGGGGGAGGGGCTCGACGCGGCACGGGCGGTGGTCGACACGATCGTGTCCCGCCTGCGCGCCCGCGCGGCTGACGAATCACGGTAA
- a CDS encoding DUF4282 domain-containing protein, with amino-acid sequence MSDLIGRFLSFEDHLGRGLVRVLYYVALFYVVVITLYETANHVFDLDIGLLLLVPFKFILTVLVLRVASEVLIAILSIDDHLKGQAVTGGGFEAGLTTSDPAQASTRDLTEAADEPDDLPAQGGEEPAVSTGPQSSATMKRAATKTATKKTATKKAAKKATKKATKKTAAKSTTNGSAPSPTTDEGDSAAAPDGASPEPDKEM; translated from the coding sequence ATGTCCGATTTGATCGGCCGCTTCCTCAGCTTCGAAGATCATCTCGGGCGAGGATTGGTCAGGGTTCTATACTACGTCGCCCTCTTCTACGTCGTGGTCATCACCCTCTATGAAACCGCAAATCATGTGTTCGATCTCGATATCGGACTGCTTCTTCTCGTCCCGTTCAAATTCATTCTCACGGTTCTGGTGTTGCGCGTGGCATCGGAGGTCCTGATCGCCATCCTGTCGATCGATGATCATCTCAAGGGACAAGCCGTGACGGGCGGCGGGTTTGAGGCGGGGCTGACGACCTCCGACCCGGCGCAAGCCAGCACAAGAGATTTAACCGAGGCGGCGGATGAGCCCGACGACCTTCCCGCGCAAGGGGGGGAAGAGCCCGCGGTCAGCACAGGCCCTCAGTCCAGTGCGACGATGAAGCGCGCGGCCACCAAGACCGCGACAAAGAAAACCGCCACGAAAAAAGCGGCAAAAAAGGCGACGAAGAAAGCCACCAAGAAAACCGCCGCCAAAAGCACAACCAATGGGTCCGCGCCCAGCCCCACAACCGATGAGGGCGACAGCGCTGCTGCACCGGATGGCGCGTCCCCGGAGCCAGACAAGGAGATGTAA
- a CDS encoding DUF1674 domain-containing protein has translation MTDNAGKDDAPDQGQAPVPTTDDGIPLIVNGRRLSETEITALREARDRRDAIAREDQAREVGGAARDTNPTRYGDWEKAGRAIDFS, from the coding sequence GTGACCGACAATGCCGGAAAAGACGACGCCCCCGACCAAGGACAAGCCCCGGTCCCAACGACCGATGATGGCATTCCCCTGATCGTCAACGGCCGCCGGCTGTCCGAAACGGAGATCACGGCGCTTCGGGAAGCGAGAGATCGCCGAGACGCGATCGCCCGTGAAGATCAGGCCCGAGAAGTGGGCGGCGCGGCGCGGGACACCAATCCCACCCGGTACGGTGACTGGGAAAAAGCCGGTCGCGCCATCGATTTCAGTTGA
- the hemJ gene encoding protoporphyrinogen oxidase HemJ, with the protein MTSSLYLWIKVLHILSVVAWMAAMLYLPRLFVYHHQAEAGGEAEGFFVTMERRLLKGIMTPAMIATWLFGLALIALVPSLAATVWFTIKFIAVLAMSGLHGFYSVSQRAFEGGQRPRSERFWRIINEVPFALLAVIVIMVIVKPFL; encoded by the coding sequence ATGACCTCGTCCCTCTATCTGTGGATCAAAGTCCTCCACATTCTGAGCGTCGTCGCCTGGATGGCGGCCATGCTCTATCTGCCTCGTTTGTTCGTCTATCATCACCAAGCCGAAGCTGGGGGAGAGGCAGAGGGGTTTTTCGTCACGATGGAGCGTCGCCTTCTGAAAGGCATCATGACGCCGGCCATGATCGCCACCTGGCTTTTCGGCCTGGCGCTGATTGCCCTCGTGCCGTCCCTTGCCGCCACTGTTTGGTTCACGATCAAATTCATCGCGGTGCTGGCGATGTCGGGCCTTCATGGCTTCTACAGTGTCAGTCAGAGGGCATTTGAGGGCGGGCAGCGGCCCCGGTCGGAACGGTTCTGGCGGATCATCAACGAAGTGCCCTTTGCCCTGCTGGCGGTTATTGTGATCATGGTCATCGTCAAACCTTTTTTATGA
- the dnaQ gene encoding DNA polymerase III subunit epsilon, which yields MRQIVFDTETTGLDPLDGHRVVEIGAVEMVNGALTGRTFHVYVNPERDMPEAAYRVHKLSSQFLADKPIFKDPAIGQAFYQFCEGAVLVAHNASFDCKFMQHHLDEIGLPWAWGEPGDIVDTLQIARKRFPGSPSSLDALCQRFGIDLTEREAQGHGALLDSRLLAEVYIELTGGRQGGLIFDPDQSVGGRRKARGEPARQRPGPRPQLLTDEEHAAHAALIGEMKDPLWARYTADAVTDRSRGG from the coding sequence ATGCGTCAGATTGTATTCGATACCGAAACGACCGGATTAGATCCGCTTGACGGCCACCGGGTCGTCGAAATCGGGGCTGTGGAAATGGTGAATGGGGCGCTGACCGGGCGCACATTCCACGTCTATGTGAACCCCGAACGGGATATGCCGGAGGCCGCCTATCGCGTTCATAAATTGTCATCGCAATTTCTGGCCGACAAGCCGATTTTCAAAGACCCCGCGATTGGGCAGGCTTTCTATCAATTTTGCGAAGGCGCCGTTCTGGTCGCGCATAATGCCAGCTTTGACTGCAAATTCATGCAGCATCATTTGGACGAGATCGGCCTTCCATGGGCATGGGGCGAACCCGGCGATATCGTCGATACGTTGCAAATCGCGCGGAAACGCTTTCCCGGTTCGCCATCCTCCCTCGATGCGCTGTGTCAACGCTTCGGCATCGATCTGACCGAACGCGAAGCGCAAGGACACGGCGCGCTGCTCGATTCGCGCTTATTGGCCGAGGTCTATATCGAACTGACCGGCGGTCGGCAGGGCGGGCTGATCTTCGACCCCGATCAATCCGTTGGGGGACGACGCAAAGCTAGGGGGGAGCCCGCCCGTCAGCGTCCAGGACCCCGTCCCCAATTGCTCACCGACGAGGAACATGCGGCCCATGCCGCCCTTATCGGCGAGATGAAGGACCCGCTCTGGGCGCGCTATACGGCTGACGCTGTTACGGATCGGTCGCGGGGGGGGTGA